Below is a genomic region from Procambarus clarkii isolate CNS0578487 chromosome 63, FALCON_Pclarkii_2.0, whole genome shotgun sequence.
GCCCCTTCTCGTTAATTACGGTGAATAAAGCTGATGTAACcatcgaggtgtgtgtgtgtgtgtctcctccctcacccctactgCCAGCCCACCTCGTGCTCAAGCCTCCACCACCGCTGCACAGCACCATCAACATGCACAGGTCTCTTCCCTTACCACTACTTACAGTTGTCGCCATTCTCACCATTCACTATTCCCTCCACGCCTCCACCCCGTCACCGCCCGCTCCCTCCTCAAGCGTAAGGAATCGTAATATCACTTCtttgctcacacacacaccggggCGAAAGGTGTATGCacgcgtgtgtattcacctatttatgcttgcgggggttgagctttggcgctttggtcccgcctctcaactgtcaatcaactggtgtacagattcctgtgtctactgggctctatcatatctacacttaaaactgtgtatggagtcagcctccaccacatcactgcctaatgcattccacctgttaactactctgacactgaaaaagttctttctaacgtccctgtggctcatgtgggtactcggactctacctgtgtccccctgaAACCTGACTTCAGAGGAGAAATGTGACTCAGCTGTATGGATACTATGGGAGGAGGGGGCAGGGGCAGCTGACAATAGGGGAATAAATGTACATGGCATAATCTTCTAGGGGGGTGATCCtagccaccccccctcccctgggaGAGAAATCTGTGACCACTAGAGTAATCTGGCAGACAATCTTGACCCCTGGAAACGTTCCTGGTTTTTGTGGGTCTCTTGTCACTGGGGGAGGCACtaggggaaggtgggaggggtagGGAGGAGTAATttaaaggggggagagggggtaaaGAAAAAGATACAGGGTTAAAGACAGCACCTGTATCTTCACACTCAGTGCAGAGGGGAGATACAGATGAAGAAGAACGCTTGTGGAGTtacgttatgatagcaggcggacagTCCTCCTTGCTGACCCATGATAGCAGGCGGACAGTCCTCCTTGCTGACCCATGATAGCAGGCGGACAGTCCTCCTTGCTGACCCGATATCTTAACTACCCTTCTAACCACCACTTACCCAGAGACGGTAAGTGGTGGTTAGAGCAGTGGCGTAGGTACTGATAGACTAGGCAAAGGGGTgttagggtgtgaggggggggtgtaAGGATTCAGAGCTTGGTCTCAGGTGAAGGGTCgctatcaaagccgctactacccgacaagaccaaggcaacAATTGAatccataaacaactttgagaaacaacggaaaatcagcacaaacaaacaaacaaaagttccagataatacacattgcaaaatgaaacccagaccccattatccttgacaCCTGGCCGACCCAACATGCGGAGgtgggcagaatactgggactcctGATCTTCAGGGATAAAAGGATACAAATTcaggtaagggaccgactaaacaaagccaaagcagccttagggAAACTGAGgaaattccgaagcctcagtacaaacattcagatccacctatataaggctctagttcggccgcatctagagtatcccccagtaccactacacaccataaagaaaactaacatgcagaaactgcaagtagtgcaaaataaggcgccaaggagagcagcaaaacaccgtccaccagcatcagacaatccaggagttcCATgagctcctgaacatacagccactaaacatcagactgcagcaccaagccatcagggtgtgggacaccatccaaatgttagaggacccaatgttagaggacccaatgttagaaagattactccaagatgagacgccccgctcccacagctggtggcccaagatgagacgccccgctcccacagctggtggcccaagatgagacgccccgctcccacagctggtggcccaagatgagacgccccgctcccacagctggtggcccaagatgagacgccccactcccacagctggtggcccaagatgagacgcgccgctcccacagctggtggcccaagatgagacgcctcgctcccacagctggtggcccaagatgagacgccccgctcccacagctggtggcccaagatgagacgccccgctcccacagctggtggcccaagatgagacgccccgctcccacagctggtggcccaagatgagacgccccgctcccacagctggtggcccaagatgagacgccccgctcccacagctggtggcacaagagcctcgattcactaGATGATAACCCCGCcacacagtacataattcccaggtgaaatactgaccagaaaccCCCCaatatttggatttttttttagtatatatgtcagcaaggcggacagcccgccccgCCTCCTGTCAtaactcactgtatttcccacttctaaacttcacttcacctatgcctctccttcctctttaccccccccccctaaaaaaagggAGAAGGGTACAGCACCTtgaggtgagggggagagaggtgagggggggagaggtgaggtgagggtaggggggggggggcgtgcgtGAGTCAGGTCCTCCTGGAGCTCCACTTGGCACAGACATCAAGGAAGATAAAACAGTGTGACGGTCGAGAGTTACTGCTGCGAGTGGTGGTGTCTTGTGCTCCTGTGCTCCCTCAGTACTGCTGGTGCTGTGTGCTGCCTCAGTACTGCTGGTGCTGTGTGCTCCCTCAGtactgttggtgctgtggtgctgtgtgctgcctcagtactgttggtgctgtgtgctccctcagtactgttggtgctgtgtgctgcCTCAGTACTGCTGGTGCTGTGTGCTCCCTCAGAACTGCTGGTGCTGTGTGCTCCCTCAgtactgttggtgctgtgtgctccctcagtactggtggtgctgtgtgctcCCTCAGTACTGCTGGTGCTGTGTGCTCCCTCAGTACTGCAGGTGCTGTGTGCTCCCTCAGTACTGCTGGTGCTGTGTGCTCCCTCAGTACTGCTGGTGCTGTGTGCTGCCTCAGTACTGCAGGTGCTGTGCTCTCTCTCAGTACTGCTGGTGCTGTGTGCTCCCTCAGTACTGCAGGTGCTGTGTGCTCCCTCAgtactgttggtgctgtgtgctcCCTCAGTACTGCAGGTGCTGTGTGCTCCCTCAgtactgttggtgctgtgtgctcCCTCAGTACTGCAGGTGCTGTGTGCTCCCTCAGTACTGCAGGTGCTGTGCTCTCTCTCAGTACTGCTGGTGCTGTGTGCTCCCTCAGTACTGCAGGTGCTGTGTGCTCCCTCAgtactgttggtgctgtgtgctccctcagtactgctggtgctgtgtgctccctcagtactgttggtgctgtgtgctccctcagtactgttggtgctgtgtgctcCCTCAGTACTGCTGGTGCTGTGTGTTCCCTCAGTACTGCTGGTGCTGTGTGCTCCCTCAgtactgttggtgctgtgtgctcCCTCAGTACTGCTGGTGCTGTGTGCTCCCTCAGTACTGCTGGTGCTGTGTGCTCCCTCAGTACTGCTGGTGCTGTGTGCTCCCTCAgtactgttggtgctgtgtgctcCCTCAGTACTGCTGGTGCTGTGTGCTCCCTCAGTACTGCTGGTGCTGTGTGTTCCCTCAGTACTGCTGGTGCTGTGTGCTCCCTCAgtactgttggtgctgtgtgctcCCTCAGTACTGCTGGTGCTGTGTGCTCCCTCAGTACTGCTGGTGCTGTGTGCTCCCTCAgtactgttggtgctgtgtgctccctcagtactgttggtgctgtgtgctccctcagtactgttggtgctgtgtgctccctcagtactgttggtgctgtgtgctccctcagtactgttggtgctgtgtgctcCCTCAGTACTGCTGGTGCTGTGTGCTCCCTCAGTACTGCTGGTGCTGTGTGCTCCCTCAgtactgttggtgctgtgtgctccctcagtactgttggtgctgtgtgctccctcagtactggtggtgctgtgtgctccctcagtactggtggtgctgtgtgctccctcagtactggtggtgctgtgtgctccctcagtactgctggtgctgtgtgctccctcagtactggtggtgctgtgtgctcCCTCAGTACTGCTGGTGCTGTGTGCTCCCTCAGTACTGCTGGTGCTGTGTGCTGCCTCAGTACTGCAGGTGCTGTGTGCTCCCTCAGTACTGCAGGTGCTGTGTGCTGCCTCAGTACTGCTGGTGCTGTGTGCTGCCTCAGTACTGCTGGTGCTGTGTGCTGCCTCAGTACTGCTGTGTGCTGCCTCAGTACTGCTGGTGCTGTGTGCTCCCTCAGTACTGCTGGTGCTGTGTGCTCCCTCAGTACTGCTGGTGCTGTGTGCTCCCTCAGTACTGCTGGTGCTGTTTGCTCCCTCAGTACTGCTGGTGCTGTGTGCTCCCTCAGTACTGCTGGTGCTGTGTGCTCCCTCAGTACTGCTGGTGCTGTGTGCTCCCTCAGTACTGCTGGTGCTGTGTGCTCCCTCAGTACTGCTGGTGCTGTGTGCTCCCTCAGTACTGCTGGTGCTGTGTGCTCCCTCAGTACTGCAGGTGCTGTGTGCTGCCTCAGTACTGCTGGTGCTGTGTGCTCCCTCAGTACTGCAGGTGCTGTGTGCTCCCTCAGTACTGCTGGTGCTGTGTGCTCCCTCAgtactgttggtgctgtgtgctccctcagtactgttggtgctgtgtgctccctcagtactgttggtgctgtgtgctccctcagtactgttggtgctgtgtgctcCCTCAGCAGTACTCTGTGGAGAATGCCTCGGTATTTTGATTATTTTCATCTTGTTGTTGCTTGAAGTACTGGTGGAAGACGAGGGCCGGCCAGGACGGCCCTGACTGACCCCTGGGGAGTCCGGGGCCTCCCCAGAGGGAGAGGTGTGCCCTGGCTGCCTTGTGTAGGTGTAATACCACATATATATGTGGTATTACATAATGTGTGAGTGGCcttgtggacccccccccccttccccatcacaCCACTGCTTCTACACTCTGAAACACCTAGCTTAGCTATGGTACCGAGGAtcaccgtccccgcggcccggtctccgaccaggcgccCTGGTTGATAGTCTACTCAACCAGATGAAGAATAGACGAGTCATTTGGGCATCAGGTGGCATCTACCCTTCGGTAATCTCTGGTGGCGCCCGAGTTACTCAACCTTTCACTCGGCCACCATCCAGTCGGGTGGTTTTTGGCCGAGAGAATTACGGGCAAAATTCCTGGTACCTGTGCCGGTTTTTCTGCCGACCTGCCCGCTCACACCCGCGGACTGTGCTTGTTCAACACACGTAGGAGCGCAGCACCGTTCACAAGAActtgttacgggctattcatgcccatgccacctcttgggtggcttaatctttatcaatcacaaGAACTATTGGAAGCAACTGTTCGTAACTAACCACAAGATTTGATCCAACCTTCGGCTAAAGTAATCCAGCGACCCGACAATGTCTCTttgttacccctcccccctcccccacccgccCCGGCCAACCGGTTCCTTAAAATTATAATCCTATTTCCAAAACCAGTATTTTACCCTTTTTTTTTGGCTTCAACCCAAGCCTTTGTTGATATTTTGGCGTCAGTTTGTGTTCCTCATTCACGTCTACTGTgttagttggtgtgtgtgtgtgtgtgtgtgtgtgtgtgtgtgtgtgtgtgtgtgtgtgtgtgtgtgtgtgtgtgtgtgtgtgtgtgtgtgtgtgtgtgtgtgaggagcagGTAGACGGCCTTAACCtacaccctccccctcttccttcctcccccctccccccccccctctctctctctgtctctgtctctctgtctctgtctctttgtctgtctgtctgtctgtctgtctgtctgtctgtctgtctgtctgtctgtctgtctgtctgtctgtctgtctgtctgtctgtctgttgttgttgttgaggccAAGTAGTAATGGTGGCATCTTTCGCTACATCGGAGCTGATGTGTGGCGGCCAGAAACTGACCTCTTCTAAATGGAGCCAAGACGATGGGGAATATAGCTCAGGAGATATAAAATTAGTCCCGTTAATATTACCACCGCTGACAGCGAGCGTTGAGGCCGCCGCCAAGACACTCTTGCCCAACCTGACCCTCCTCAGTGTGCTTGTGtctccttacgaaacctgtagatcTTTCCTCGAGCTAGGTGGCTTTGTATTAAACCGTTTTTTGAAACGTTTGTAGGTTTATAGAGGAGCTTAGAAAACATTTAATAAATCCTCCATTTTTGTAGAAAAGATGTTGAGGGTTTTGTATGTGGAGCCTTGAGTGGCTGATGAGTCCCGGTCCGGGACCGCTGCCCCGGGTGTCTTGTCAGCAtggttggggtggtgttgtggggccccAACCACCCCAACACGGCACAAAGCCTCTGCTCGAATATTATTATAACATAACGACGGAACACATTGTGCATGCCAGTGATAAAAAGAAGTGTTTTCTCTTttggtaaggataggttaggattatcttgaggttatcttgagatgatttcggggctttagtgtccttgcggcccggtcctcgaccaggcctccacccccaggaattagcccgtgacagctgactaacacccaggtacctattttactgctaggtaacaggggcatagggtgaaagaaactctgcccattgtttctcgccggcgcccgggattgaacccgggaccacaggatcacaagtccagtgtgctgtacgctcggccgaccggcttcctccggttaggttaggttaggttatgataaGATAGGTTAGAATAGGATAGCCTTGGATaaattaggttaggataggttaggttgggttaagagTAACGATGACGTATTGTGGTGAAAATTGTATTAGGTCTTAGATGGGATATAAAAACAGGATAGGAACTGATATATGAGGACTGTAGGAGCGagtatatgaggacaggatagggaATTCCTATCCAGTCTCACGCCACTGGAAGAGAGCGAAGAAACAAGAGAGAAGTGATCACTGCATACAAAGTACCCGGGGGACCTTATAAGGCAGGGAACACAGCTGTTATGAATAATTTGGTAAGTATCAGGTAGCAAACACGTTTCATGGATGAGGAAGTGAAAtctaatcaaataaataaaaaagttattcatTAATGATTGTACATTTATAACCGCCACAGCTCACAGTGCCGGGGAACGCAGGCTCCCGagctgacgcaggttcgaatcctcgtcacggctcttgtggatttgtttagtgCTTGGGAACCTCACTTGAATATCAGCGAATGCCCatacccaggagctgaagctcaaccctcgcaaacgcaGATAAGGGTGAGATAAAAGCCCTGAGCCAATCTGACTATGtaaagcttggggagtagacactCTCTGCACCCAGTGTCGTTGGTACAGCGTCGGCCTCGCTGCTTGCAGGGTTGATGTTCAATCCCCgaaggtccaagtggttgggtgcctTGCCTTCACTCTGTtcccgtatcccagctccttgtttgtCCTCGTATCCTTTCCTGGCGCTGCATGGTCATACTGGTCTGGTGCTGCCTCATACTGACCATCCGCTCCTCTGCTGCGCTTCCCTCATTGTCCCACCTCatacttcccccctccccctccccgacCTCAGGGACTCCACAGTACATAACTGCAGGATGAAATCCACACCAGAAACTCCTCTTGCCCCGTttcgagaaaaaaaaaatgtgaagacCCTTAAACAGAACATCAAACTATTCAAAAGCCTGGACGACcttgtggagtagaagaacttccagagccACGAgcacctgagtgtgtgtgtgtgtgtcagtggtgcaGAGTGTTCATCTCGAGACACCCATATATGATACAAGTCACGTCAAAACCCTtaaactcacagctccctgacaagagagaaccagcttagcttagctgccaacacccacacagggtgtcagcaaggcggacagtccgcctcctGTCCtagctctcactgtatttcccatttcCAAACGTCTCCCTCCACCTGCATTTTCTTtactcctgcaggtcggcgtttgctCCCcggcagtccaagtggttgggcactgtgcCTTCCCTCCGTCCTGTCCCAAACCCTTTCCCTTATAACCCTTCCAAATATTATATACTCATGCTGGGTTAGCagtttttccttataattgactcccccctccctccccccccccggggagtgcaaggggtggttgtggggtgactGTGACAagtgttaccaccaccacctgaaccaccaccaccaccacctgaaccaccaccaccacctgaaccaccaccacctgaaccaccaccaccagaaccaccaccacctgaaccaccaccaccaccaccaccaccacctgaaccaccaccaccaccaccaccaccaccaccacctgaaccaccaccaccaccaccaccacctgaaccaccaccaccaccacctgaaccaccaccaccaccaccaccacctgaaccaccaccaccaccaccaccacctgaaccaccaccacctgaaccaccaccacctgaaccaccaccaccaccaccacctgaaccaccaccaccaccacctgaaccACCTGAAACACCACcacctgaaccaccaccaccaccaccacctgaaccaccaccaccaccaccacctgaaccaccaccaccaccacctgaaccaccacctgaaccaccaccaccaccaccacctgaaccaccaccaccaccaccaccacctgaaccaccaccaccaccaccacctgaaccaccaccaccaccaccaccacctgaaccaccaccaccaccacctgaaccaccaccacctgaaccaccaccaccaccacctgaaccaccaccaccaccaccaccacctgaaccaccaccaccaccaccacctgaaccaccaccaccaccaccaccacctgaaccaccaccaccaccaccaccaccatcaccaccaccatcaccaccacctgaaccaccaccaccaccatcacctctacaCTCACAAAAGCTCCACAAGTGCTGGCAATAACTTCTTTAACTTTTACTAGTTGGTGGTGCCAGCCGCTGCTCGTCCCCCATGACCAGTGATGAGGCGCTAGTGATGGCACCAGTGATGGCACCAGTGATGGCACCAGTGATGGCGCTAGTGATGGCACCAGTGATGGCACCAGTGATGGCACTAGTGATGGCACCAGTGATGGCACCAGTGATGGCACCAGTGATGGCACCAGTGATGGCACCAGTGATGGGGCTAGTGATGGCACCAGTGATGGCACCAGTGATGGCACTAGTGATGGCACCAGTGATGGCACCAGTGATGGCACCAGTGATGGCACCAGTGAATGTCTTGGCCTGGTCGTTAGTGGCAGTGTGCCTCTTGACATTATATACAGTGACACGAGTCTATTCTGCCGTAGACTGTGCCAATGTGGCCTTTGTGTCACTCAGCCGACACCCTCACTCCGACACCCTCACTCCGACACCCTCACTCCGACACCCTCACTCCGACACCCTCACTCCGACACCCTCACTCTGACACCCTCACTCCAACACCCTCACTCCGACACCCTCACTCCGACACCCCTCACTCCGACACCCTCACTCCGACACCCTCACTCCGACACCCTCACTCCGACACCCCTCACTCCGACACCCTCACTCCGACACCCTCACTCCGACACCCTCACCCCGACACCCTCACCCCGACACCCTCACTCCGACACCCTCACTCCGACACCCTCACTCCGACACCCTCACTCCGACACCCTCACTCCGACACCCTCACTCCAACACCCTCACTCCGACACCCTCACTCCGACACCCTCACTCCGACACCCTCACTCCGACATCCAGTCAAGGCGTCACCCCGAGGCTTAGTCTGAGGGCTCACGCTTCTCATGcctcagtgtactcacctatttgtgcttgcgggggttgagctctggctttttggtcccgcctctcaaccgtcaatcaactggtgtacagattcctgagcctactgggctctatcatatctacagttgaagctgtgtatggagtcagcctccaccacatcactgcctaatgcattccacctggctACAGGAAAGTGTGCtctagctcttcatgccccgccTCCTAGACTTAGTGAACCTCTTGCCATATATTTGAAGTATTCTGACGTCTGAATTCATGCGTGTGACCTTAAACATGTGGAAGGTGGTGTTGACCGAGCCGTACAGGGGGCGAGCGTGTCCTTACACTGCTTGGTCCCATTTGTTTCCAGCGTCCACCTGTGTCgtcttgtcctactttctctcacttcAGACAAGGCAGTCCTTGTTACCTTGTCAGTTTCCCTGTGTGTCTTGTATCCTGTATCAgtgtccagggttgtgaggtctaGCTCCCTTAACCTGTCCTTACAGCTCAGgtctcttagctctggcaccgatcatttttttttttgcaaacctTTGTAGTCTTTCAGTTTTAGGTTTACGCATCACAAGGTGTagattccaggccggtgctgcatatttcaGTATTGGTAATTAAGTtttattttgccccgaggggcgagtttattgggcagcgccactcattctgtgagtggacacaccgccatagcagcatgtacaacactccccaaaaggaagaaaacccgctgggttgttcatcctgtcacttgtactcagacacagctgggacttgcttaactgtctccagtgaacagcttctcaaaca
It encodes:
- the LOC138354570 gene encoding spore germination protein 270-11-like, translated to MVFAYVVSTELGVVYLSLPDAMVVGYAVEREVSVVSEAEVSEAEVSEGEVSEGEVSEGEVSEGEVSEGEVSEGEVSDGTSDGTSDGASDGTSDGTSDGTSDGTSDGTSDGTSDGTSDGTSDGASDGTSDGTSDGTSDGTSDGTSDGTSDGTSECLGLVVSGSVPLDIIYSDTSLFCRRLCQCGLCVTQPTPSLRHPHSDTLTPTPSLRHPHSDTLTLTPSLQHPHSDTLTPTPLTPTPSLRHPHSDTLTPTPLTPTPSLRHPHSDTLTPTPSPRHPHSDTLTPTPSLRHPHSDTLTPTPSLQHPHSDTLTPTPSLRHPHSDIQSRRHPEA